From Medicago truncatula cultivar Jemalong A17 chromosome 7, MtrunA17r5.0-ANR, whole genome shotgun sequence, a single genomic window includes:
- the LOC11435913 gene encoding cationic amino acid transporter 4, vacuolar, translating to MIVEVGNGEEGGGRFRGFGSLIRRKQVDSIHYRGHPQLARKLSVVDLVGIGVGATIGAGVYILIGTVAREQAGPALVISLFIAGIAAALSALCYAELACRCPSAGSAYHYTYICIGEGVAWLVGWSLILEYTIGASAVARGITPNLALFFGGQDNLPSFLARHTLPGLGIVVDPCAAVLIVLITLLLCLGIKESSTVQSIVTTINVSVMLFIIIVGGYLGFKAGWVGYELPSGYFPYGVNGMFAGSAIVFFSYIGFDSVTSTAEEVKNPQRDLPIGISTALAICCVLYMLVSAVIVGLVPYYELNPDTPISSAFSSYGMEWAVYIITTGAVTALFSSLLGSVLPQPRVFMAMARDGLLPTFFSDIHRRTQIPLKSTIVTGLFAAVLAFFMDVSQLAGMVSVGTLLAFTTVAVSVLIIRYVPPDEIPIPASLLTSVDPLLRHSGDDIEEDRTVSPVDLASYSDNSHLHDKSDVLLEHPLIIKEVTKEQHNEKTRRKLAAWTIALLCIGILIVSGSASAERCPRILRVTLFGAGVVIFLCSIIVLACIKQDDTRHTFGHSGGFACPFVPFLPAACILINTYLLIDLGVDTWLRVSVWLLIGVLIYLFYGRTHSSLLNAIYVPSARADEIHRSQANHLA from the exons ATGATTGTGGAAGTTGGGAATGGAGAAGAAGGGGGAGGGAGGTTTAGAGGGTTTGGAAGTTTGATTAGGAGGAAACAAGTTGATTCTATTCATTACAGGGGTCATCCTCAATTGGCTAGGAAGTTATCTGTTGTTGATCTTGTTGGAATTG GGGTTGGAGCTACAATAGGAGCTGGAGTATATATTCTTATTGGAACAGTTGCTAGGGAGCAGGCAGGACCAGCACTTGTAATATCACTCTTTATTGCTGGAATAGCTGCTGCACTTTCAGCGTTGTGTTATGCAGAACTTGCATGTCGGTGTCCGTCAGCAGGGAGTGCTTATCATTATACATACATATGCATTGGAGAAGG GGTTGCTTGGTTGGTTGGTTGGTCCCTGATTCTTGAATACACAATTGGTGCTTCAGCTGTTGCTCGTGGCATAACCCCAAATCTG GCCTTGTTTTTTGGTGGTCAAGACAACCTACCTTCATTTCTGGCTCGTCATACCTTGCCAGGTCTTGGAATAGTGGTTGACCCATGTGCAGCTGTATTAATTGTTCTTATCACCCTCCTCTTGTGCCTTGGAATCAAGGAG AGTTCAACGGTACAATCTATTGTGACTACAATTAATGTTTCTGTCATGCTATTCATTATTATAGTTGGTGGATATCTAGGTTTCAAAGCCGGATGGGTTGGTTATGAGCTCCCGAGCGG GTATTTTCCATACGGAGTGAACGGGATGTTTGCTGGATCTGCAATAGTTTTCTTTTCATACATTGGTTTTGATTCAGTGACCAGCACAGCCGAGGAG GTAAAAAATCCTCAGCGAGATTTGCCAATCGGTATATCGACTGCATTAGCTATATGTTGTGTTCTGTATATGCTTGTATCAGCAGTTATTGTTGGCTTAGTACCATATTATGAGTTGAACCCTGATACCCCGATCTCCTCAGCATTTTCTAGCTATGGGATGGAATGGGCAGT GTACATAATAACAACCGGAGCTGTCACTGCTCTTTTTTCCAGTTTGTTGGGATCAGTTCTTCCTCAG CCACGGGTCTTTATGGCAATGGCTAGGGATGGTTTGTTGCCCACCTTCTTCTCAGATATCCATAGGCGCACACAGATTCCTTTGAAAAGCACTATTGTCACTGGTCTCTTTGCTGCTGTTCTTGCATTCTTTATGGATGTTTCTCAGTTAGCAGGGATG GTCAGTGTGGGAACATTGCTTGCATTTACCACAGTTGCAGTTTCGGTTTTGATAATCAGATATGTTCCGCCTGATGAAATACCCATTCCAGCTTCACTGCTAACATCCGTTGATCCATTGTTGAGGCATTCTGGTGATGATATTGAGGAAGACAGGACCGTAAGTCCTGTAGATCTTGCTAGTTATTCTGATAATAGTCACCTGCATGACAAGTCAGACGTTCTTCTTGAACATCCTTTAATCATAAAAGAAGTAACTAAAG AGCAACATAATGAGAAGACTAGGAGAAAACTTGCAGCATGGACCATAGCTCTTCTATGTATAGGGATTCTCATAGTTTCTGGTTCAGCTTCGGCCGAAAGATGTCCCAG GATTTTGCGCGTAACGTTGTTTGGAGCGGGTGTAGTTATTTTTTTGTGCAGCATAATTGTGCTGGCCTGCATAAAACAAGATGATACCAGGCATACCTTTGGACACTCAGGAG GTTTTGCTTGCCCATTTGTACCATTCTTACCTGCTGCCTGCATTCTAATAAACACCTACTTACTAATTGATCTTGG GGTTGATACATGGCTAAGAGTTTCTGTGTGGTTGTTAATCGGAGTACTTATATACTTGTTCTACGGCCGAACTCACAGTTCATTGTTAAATGCAATCTATGTTCCCTCAGCCCGGGCTGATGAGATCCATCGCTCTCAAGCAAATCATTTAGCCTAG
- the LOC11430152 gene encoding uncharacterized protein isoform X1, translating to MNGESEIDVLPPMDEGMAQAFDLLSQMDTFETVIPDINETVNILAGFRRSLLDEGSISEHTLRCLEIMVEIPMKRSVTSYQYPQADCLPKYYHLYLEDLERMCTRIVEKAKNPFRHMSALEADVTPFMNKLSEHNVVGSIFLKKLTAARVAFDTGDRECFRRLLDALNADIIILFLKLTPYFKLVKKLKRCLRFDDQFQFGFVANSNVANAVRVSDRAIIQWFTRILIELLD from the exons ATGAATGGTGAATCCGAAATTG ATGTCCTTCCTCCTATGGACGAGGGAATGGCGCAGGCATTTGATTTGTTGTCTCAGATGGACACATTTGAGA CTGTCATACCTGATATCAACGAAACAGTGAATATATTAGCTGGATTTAGGAGGTCTTTGCTCGATGAG GGGTCTATTTCTGAGCACACTCTACGATGTTTGGAGATTATGGTCGAAATTCCTATGAAAAGGTCGGTTACATCTTACCAATATCCCCAGGCTGACTGCCTTCCGAAGTACTATCATCTGTACTTGGAGGATTTAGAGCGCATGTGTACTCGAATTGTCGAGAA GGCTAAAAATCCATTTAGACACATGTCAGCTTTGGAGGCTGATGTAACTCCCTTTATGAACAAGCTATCCGAACACAA TGTTGTGGGTTCAATATTCTTGAAAAAGCTTACTGCTGCGCGTGTGGCCTTTGACACTGGTGACCGAGAATG CTTTCGAAGGCTTCTTGATGCGCTGAACGCTGatataataattctttttcttaagCTTACTCCGTATTTTAAG CTGGTGAAAAAGCTTAAACGATGCCTAAGGTTCGATGACCAATTCCAATTTGGTTTCGTTGCTAATTCTAATGTTGCAAATGCTGTCCGTGTTTCCGACCGTGCGATTATACAGTGGTTTACACGGATTTTAATTGAGCTGTTGGATTGA
- the LOC11430152 gene encoding uncharacterized protein isoform X2, giving the protein MDEGMAQAFDLLSQMDTFETVIPDINETVNILAGFRRSLLDEGSISEHTLRCLEIMVEIPMKRSVTSYQYPQADCLPKYYHLYLEDLERMCTRIVEKAKNPFRHMSALEADVTPFMNKLSEHNVVGSIFLKKLTAARVAFDTGDRECFRRLLDALNADIIILFLKLTPYFKLVKKLKRCLRFDDQFQFGFVANSNVANAVRVSDRAIIQWFTRILIELLD; this is encoded by the exons ATGGACGAGGGAATGGCGCAGGCATTTGATTTGTTGTCTCAGATGGACACATTTGAGA CTGTCATACCTGATATCAACGAAACAGTGAATATATTAGCTGGATTTAGGAGGTCTTTGCTCGATGAG GGGTCTATTTCTGAGCACACTCTACGATGTTTGGAGATTATGGTCGAAATTCCTATGAAAAGGTCGGTTACATCTTACCAATATCCCCAGGCTGACTGCCTTCCGAAGTACTATCATCTGTACTTGGAGGATTTAGAGCGCATGTGTACTCGAATTGTCGAGAA GGCTAAAAATCCATTTAGACACATGTCAGCTTTGGAGGCTGATGTAACTCCCTTTATGAACAAGCTATCCGAACACAA TGTTGTGGGTTCAATATTCTTGAAAAAGCTTACTGCTGCGCGTGTGGCCTTTGACACTGGTGACCGAGAATG CTTTCGAAGGCTTCTTGATGCGCTGAACGCTGatataataattctttttcttaagCTTACTCCGTATTTTAAG CTGGTGAAAAAGCTTAAACGATGCCTAAGGTTCGATGACCAATTCCAATTTGGTTTCGTTGCTAATTCTAATGTTGCAAATGCTGTCCGTGTTTCCGACCGTGCGATTATACAGTGGTTTACACGGATTTTAATTGAGCTGTTGGATTGA